The sequence CTGGTGGACCGGCCGAACACGCTCATCAAGATCCCGGCGACCAAGGCCGGCCTCCCGGCGATCACCGAGACCATCGGCCGGGGCATCAGCGTCAACGTGACGCTGATCTTCTCGCTGGAGCGCTACCGCGCGGTCATGGACGCCTACCTGGCGGGCCTGGAGAAGGCGAAGGCCGCAGGCCTGGACCTCTCCAAGATCCACTCGGTGGCGTCCTTCTTCGTGTCCCGTGTGGACACCGAGATCGACAAGCGCCTGGACGCCATCGGCTCCGACGAGGCGAAGGCCGCCAAGGGCAAGTCCGCCCTGGCCAACGCGCGCCTGGCCTACGAGGCGTACGAGGAGGTCTTCGCGAGCGACCGCTGGGCCCCGCTGGACAAGGCGCAGGCCAACAAGCAGCGTCCGCTGTGGGCCTCCACCGGTGTCAAGGACCCGTCCCTCAAGGACACCCTGTACGTCGACGACCTCGTCGCCCCCAACACGGTGAACACCATGCCGGAGGCGACCCTGGAGGCCGTGGCCGACCACGGCGAGATCACCGGCAACACCGTCGCCGGCGGCTACGACCAGGCCCGCGCCGACCTCGACGCGATCAAGAAGCTCGGCATCTCGTACGACGATGTCGTGCAGGTGCTGGAGGACGAGGGCGTCGAGAAGTTCGAGGCGTCCTGGAACGACCTGCTCAAGTCGACCGAGGCGGAGCTCTCGCGCCTCGCCCCCTCGGAGGGCTGACCACTTTGTCTGCTGTTCCCGGAGCCAACCCGCTCCGTGACGCACAGGACCGACGGCTCCCGCGTATCGCGGGGCCGTCGGGCCTGGTCATCTTTGGCGTCACGGGCGATTTGTCCCGTAAAAAGCTGATGCCTGCTGTCTACGACCTGGCCAACCGCGGCCTGCTGCCACCGGGCTTCTCGCTCATCGGCTTCGCGCGCCGCGACTGGGAGGACGAGGACTTCGCGCAGGTCGTCCACGACGCCGTCAAGGAGCACGCCCGTACGCCGTTCCGCGAGGAGGTCTGGCAGCAGCTCATCCAGGGGATGCGCTTCGTCCAGGGCAACTTCGACGACGACGAGGCCTTCGAGACGCTGAAGTCGACCATCCAGGAACTCGACAAGGCACAGGGGACGGGCGGCAACTTCGCCTTCTACCTCTCCGTGCCGCCGAAGTTCTTCCCCAAGGTCGTCCAGCAGCTCAAGAAGCACGGCCTGGCCGACCAGAAGGAAGGCTCCTGGCGGCGTGCCGTCATCGAGAAGCCCTTCGGCCACGACCTGGCCAGCGCGCAGGAGCTCAACCAGCTCGTGCACGACGTCTTCCCGCCCAACGAGGTCTTCCGGATCGACCACTACCTGGGCAAGGAGACGGTCCAGAACATCCTGGCGCTGCGGTTCGCCAACACGATGTTCGAGCCGATCTGGAACCGGTCCTACGTCGACCACGTACAGATCACGATGGCCGAGGACATCGGCATCGGCGGCCGGGCCGGCTACTACGACGGCATCGGCGCCGCCCGTGACGTCATCCAGAACCACCTGCTCCAGCTGCTGGCGCTGACCGCGATGGAGGAGCCCGGCTCCTTCCACCCCAAGGCCCTGGTCGCCGAGAAGCTCAAGGTGCTCACCGCCGTGGAGCTGCCGGAGGACCTCGGTCTGCACACGGTGCGCGCCCAGTACGAGCACGCCTGGCAGGGCGGCCAGGAGGTCCTCGGCTACTGCGAGGAGGAGGGCATCGACCCCAAGTCGACGACCGACACCTACGCGGCGATCAAGCTGACGATCAACAACCGCCGCTGGGCGGGCGTGCCGTTCTACCTCCGTACCGGAAAGCGGCTCGGCCGCCGGGTCACGGAGATCGCGGTCGTCTTCAAGCGCGCGCCCTACCTGCCCTTCGAGTCCGGTGCCACGGAGGAGCTCGGCGGCAACGCCCTGGTCATCCGGGTCCAGCCGGACGAGGGCGTCACCGTGCGCTTCGGCTCCAAGGTGCCCGGCACCTCGATGGAGGTCCGGGACGTCACGATGGACTTCGCGTACGGCGAGTCCTTCACGGAGTCCAGCCCGGAGGCGTACGAGCGGCTCCTGCTGGACGTGCTGCTCGGCGACGCCAACCTGTTCCCGCGCCACCAGGAGGTCGAACTCTCCTGGACCATCCTCGACCCGATCGAGGCGTACTGGGACAAGCACGGCAAGCCCGCGAAGTACGCGGCCGGCACCTGGGGTCCGGCCGAGGCCGACGAGATGCTCGCACGTGACGGACGGAGCTGGAGGCGGCCATGAAGATCGATCTCACGGAAACCACATCCAGCAAGATCAACCAGGCGCTGGTCTCGGCCCGCCGGGCCATCGGCACCCCCGCCATCGGCATGGTGCTCACGCTGGTCATCGTCACCGACGAGGAGAACGCGTACGACGCGCTCAAGTCCGCCGGTGACGCCTCCCGCGAGCACCCCTCGCGGATCATCGCGGTGATCAAGCGGGTCAGCCGCTCGCCGCGCGCCCGCCGCGACGCCCGCCTCGACGCGGAGGTCCGGGTCGGTTCCGACGCGGGCACCGGCGAGACCGTGGTGCTGCGCCTCCACGGCGAACTGGCCAACCACGCCCAGTCGGTGGTCCTCCCCCTGCTGCTGCCGGACGCCCCGGTCGTGGTGTGGTGGCCCGAGGGCGCACCCGCCGACGCGGCGAAGGACCCGCTGGGCGCGCTCGCCCAGCGCCGCATCACCGACACCTACTCCGCCGAGCGTCCGCTGGACGAGCTGGCGGTGCGGGCGGCGACGTACAGCCCCGGCGACACCGACCTGGCCTGGACCCGGATCACGCCGTGGCGCTCCATGCTGGCCGCGGCGCTGGACCAGCAGCCCGCGCAGGTCATCGGCGCCACCGTCGAGGGCGAGAGCGACAACCCGAGCTGCGAACTGCTCGCGATGTGGCTCGCCGACCGGCTCGGCGTCCCGGTGGAGCGCACGCTCTCCGACGGCCCCGGGCTGACCGCCGTCCGGATGGAGACGAAGAACGGCGTCATCGTCCTGGACCGGGCCGACGGCTCGCTGGCCACGCTCTCCATGCAGGGCCAGCCGGACCGCGCGGTGGCGCTGAAGCGCCGGGACACCGCCGAGCTGCTGGCGGAGGAGCTGCGCCGGCTGGACCCGGACAACACCTATGAGTCCGCGGTGAAGTTCGGGGTGGAGAAGCTCCACGCGGGCGGCGAGGCCAAGGCGGTTCCGGCTGAGAAGCCGGCCGAGGACGGGCAGAAGGCCCCCGCCGCGAAGAAGGCCCCGGCCAAGAAGGCGGCCGCCAAGTGACGCCTCCTCAGCTGGTCGTGCACCGCGACAAGGAGCTGATGGCACAGGCCGCGGCGGCCCGGCTGATCACGCGGATCGTGGACGCCCAGGCCGCCCGGAGCCACGCCTCGGTGGTGCTGACCGGCGGGCGCAACGGCAACGGCCTGCTGGCCGCACTCGCCGCCGCGCCCGCCCGGGACGCCGTCGACTGGGCGCGGCTGGACCTGTGGTGGGGCGACGAGCGGTTCCTGCCCGATGGCGACCCCGAGCGGAACATCACCCAGGCACGTGAGGCGCTGCTGGACGCGGTGCCCCTCGACCCGGCCCGGGTGCACGCGATGCCCGCGTCCGACGGCCCGTACGGCAAGGACGTGGACGAGGCGGCAGCGGCGTACGCGGCCGAACTGGCCGCCGCCGCGGGGCCGGAGGACCACGGCCGGGTGCCGTCGTTCGACGTGCTGATGCTGGGCGTCGGCCCGGACACGCATGTCGCCTCGCTCTTCCCGGAGCTGCCGGCGGTACGGGAGACCGAGCGCACCGTCGTCGGTGTGCACGGAGCTCCCAAGCCGCCGCCGGTCCGGGTCTCGCTCACGCTCCCCGCGATCCGCGCGGCGCGTGAGGTGTGGCTGCTGGCGGCGGGCGAGGACAAGGCGGAGGCGGCGGCCATCGCGCTGTCCGGGGCCGGGGAGATCCAGGCCCCGGCGGCGGGCGCGTACGGCCGCAGCCGGACGCTGTGGCTGCTGGACGCGGCGGCGGCTTCGCAGCTGCCGCGCGAGCTGTATCCACCGGCTTCCGCCTGAGCTTTTCCGCCTTTTCGGCCACCAGGCCCGGCCCGCTTTTTCTCAGCGGGCCGGGCCTGGTGCGTGAAAAGCTCGCCCCATGGTGCATATCGGAACCGTGGTGATGGGCGCGAGCGACGTACGAAGGGCCGCCGCCTTCTGGAAGGCCGCGCTCACCTACACCGAGCGTGAGCCGGGGACGGACGACTGGGTGGTGCTGGTCCCGGTCGAGGGGCCCGGCGTCGGGCTGTCACTGGGCCGCTCCACCTCCCCCGTCCAGGAGGTCCCCCGGGTCCACCTCGACCTCTACTCCGACACGCAGGAGGCCGAGGTGGAGCGGCTGATCGCGCTGGGCGCCGAGCGGGTCGCCTGGGAGCTCTACCCGCCGGACCCGGATTTCGTGGTCCTCGCCGACCCCGAGGGCAACCGCTTCTGCGTCATCGACACGACGCACGGCGGCTGAGGACTTTCGGCGTCACACGACGCACGGCGGCTCGGACCCCGTACATCAGAGGATGACCTGATCGGTCCCCTGCTCCAGCTTGGTGATCGCGGCCCGGCAGGCTGCGGTGAAGCGGTCGAAGACCGCGGTCGTGGAGCCGGCCCGGCCCGCCCGGGTGTTGTTGGTGAACATGGCGGCGCGCAGCTCCGTGGTGAGCTCCAGCTGACCGCCCTTGGACAGCATGGTGCGGTTGACGGGGTTGGTGGGATTGACCCCGGCCAGGTCGGGCAGCTCGTTCCCGTCCCGCCAGGCGATGCCCACCTTGTCGAACTCCGCCTTGAGCAGGGTCTTGAAGCGGGTGTTGAGCCCGCCGACCACCACGGCCTGCGGGACGGTGCCCGCCTGCGCCGACGTACAGCCGTGCAGGCTCAGGACGTTGAGGCTGCTCGCCGCCATGGAGAGGGCGACGTGGTCGTCGCAGTTCTTGGCGGTGACGTGCAGGTCGCGGTTGCCGGAGGTGCGTAGCCCCTCGAACATCCAGTAGTCGTGCACCCCGTGGCCGTCCTGGAGCGGGGCGAGGGTGGCCGGGTGGTAACCGGCTATGGAGAGGCAGAGTTCGGAGGTGCCGGTCGCCGACAGCGGTCCGGCTGCCCAGGCGGCCGGTTGTGCCGTCGGTCACGGGCCGGGGCGTACGTCCCCGCTCCCATGCGTTCCCTCACGGGCCGGGGCGCACATTCCGCTCGAGGAAGGGCTCCAGCAGCCCCGGGACGGCCTCGGCGGCGAAGGTGAGCCCCTCGGACGCGTCGGTGTCGTACGCCGTGTACGCGCCCCCTCCGGCGGCTGTCGTGGCCGTGACGCTGATCAGCCCCGCCCGCCGCTGGAAGTACGACTGCTTGACGGTCCAGCCGATCACCCCGGCCCGCTCCAGCGCGGCGGTGGAGCGGCGCAGGGTGCCGGAGCGGGTCACCAGGTAGCGGCCGGAGAGCGCGTGGCCGAGGTTGCGGTACGCGTCCAGCGCCAGCGCCACCGCGAGCGGCAGGGACACCACCGCGCAGCCGAGCGCGATCCACAGGAGTACGGGGGTGAGCAGCGCCCCGAGGACGGTGAGCAGCAGGATCGGGGCGAGGGCGGCTGCCAGGGCCCAGCGCAGCCGGCGGCCACGGGCGGCGCGGGGGTGGCGGGTCAGCGGGGCGCCGGTCGGGGTGGCCTCCTCCCGCAGTATCGCGGCGGCGACGGAGTCGGCCAGCGGGCGCGGGACTGCCGGGAGGACCGTGTTGTGGTCGGCGTTCCTGGACTCGCTGTCCTTGGCCAGACCGGTGGTGATGGCGTCCAGCCGGGCGGCGCCGAGCAGCCGTACGCCGAGGGGTTCGACGAGGTCGACGCCGCGCAGCCGGGCCTCCTCGACGGAGATGGACCGGGAGGTGAACAGCCCGCGCCGGACCCGGATGGTGCCGCCGGGCTCGCGTTCCAGGCGGTAGTTCCACCACATCTCGATCCAGAGGCCGAGCGCCCCGACGACACCCGCGGCCAGGGCGGCCCCGACGAGTATCACGATGACCCAGAGGAGCGGGGTCTCCTGGAAGCGGTCGCCGACCCAGGCGATGACCTCGCCCTGCGCCCCCACCCACTCGCTGATCTGCATCACGGCCCCGACGGCCGCGCCGCCGAGCATGGGGGCGAGGAAGGAGACCGGTGCGTAGCGGATCCAGCGCGGGTCGAGGGAGGCCAGTTCGCCGTCGCGGTGGGAGCCAGGGGGTGTGGTCGTGGCGCGTTCCAGCAGGAGTCGGCGGAGCCGTTCGCCCTCGGCGCGGGTGACCGGGTCCAGCTCCAGGGTGGAGTCGTTGCCCTGCTCGCCGGTGCCGATCCTGACGGTGACCAGGCCGAGGAGGCGGAGCAGCGGGTTGGCGGTGAGGTCGACGGTGCGGATGCGCTCGCGGGCCAGGGAGCGGCGCTTGACGAGGAGGAGGCCGGTGTGGAGTTCGACGCGCTCCTCGCCGATGCGGTAGCGGGTGCGGTGCCAGCGGACCCGGTCGGCGCCCGCCGCGACCCCGATGACCAGGACGGCCGCGGCGAGCACCCAGAGCACCGCGCCGGGGAGCCCGAGCCAGTTGGCGAGCCCGAGGGTGGCCGGGAGGGCGGCACCGGCGACGACGCCCGCGACGACGAGGGCGGTGACCCAGACCGTACGGGGGTCGAGGCGGCGCCAGTCGTCCTCGGGGGCGTACGGGGTGTGCGGGGTGCTCATGTGGCGTCGCCGGGGGTGTTACGGGTGATGCGGGTGAGCCGTTCGGCCAGTTCGGCGGCGACCTCGTGGTCCAGGCCCTCGATCCGTACCGCGCCCTTGGAGGATGCGGTCGTGACCGTGACGGTGGCCAGCCGGTAGAGCTGTTCCAGCGGGCCGCGCACGGTGTCCACGGTCTGGATGCGGGACATCGGCGCGATCCGCCACTCCTGCCAGAAGAACCCGGTGCGTACGTAGACCGCGTCCTCGGTGACCTCCCAGCGGTGCGTGCGGAACCACCAGAGCGGGAGGAGGACGGCGGCCCCACCGCCCGCCGCGGCGAACACCACGGCGGGCAGCAGGAGCCAGAAGCGGGCGGAGTCGATCAGCGCGCCCAGCACGGCCAGCGGGACGACCGGGACCGCCGTCATCAGCAGCCACTGGACCCGCCACCAGCCCACCACCCGCTCGTTCAGCGTGTTGCGCGGCGGCCGCAGCCGTATCTCCGCCGCCCCCTCCCCCACCGGCATGGGCTCAGCGCCCCCGCAGCGTGCGGTAGGCGGTGACCAGGGCGGCGGTGGAGCTGTCCAGCTCCCCGGTGGAGGCCTCGCCGGTCAGGACGGGCTCGATCTTCTTGGCGAGGACCTTGCCGAGTTCGACGCCCCACT is a genomic window of Streptomyces sp. SID8374 containing:
- the tal gene encoding transaldolase; amino-acid sequence: MTDALKRLSDEGVAIWLDDLSRKRITSGNLAELIDQSHVVGVTTNPSIFQKAISSGDGYEQQLTDLAARKVTVEEALRMITTADVRDAADILRPVFDATGGQDGRVSIEVDPRLAHNTVATVAEAKQLAWLVDRPNTLIKIPATKAGLPAITETIGRGISVNVTLIFSLERYRAVMDAYLAGLEKAKAAGLDLSKIHSVASFFVSRVDTEIDKRLDAIGSDEAKAAKGKSALANARLAYEAYEEVFASDRWAPLDKAQANKQRPLWASTGVKDPSLKDTLYVDDLVAPNTVNTMPEATLEAVADHGEITGNTVAGGYDQARADLDAIKKLGISYDDVVQVLEDEGVEKFEASWNDLLKSTEAELSRLAPSEG
- the zwf gene encoding glucose-6-phosphate dehydrogenase, which translates into the protein MSAVPGANPLRDAQDRRLPRIAGPSGLVIFGVTGDLSRKKLMPAVYDLANRGLLPPGFSLIGFARRDWEDEDFAQVVHDAVKEHARTPFREEVWQQLIQGMRFVQGNFDDDEAFETLKSTIQELDKAQGTGGNFAFYLSVPPKFFPKVVQQLKKHGLADQKEGSWRRAVIEKPFGHDLASAQELNQLVHDVFPPNEVFRIDHYLGKETVQNILALRFANTMFEPIWNRSYVDHVQITMAEDIGIGGRAGYYDGIGAARDVIQNHLLQLLALTAMEEPGSFHPKALVAEKLKVLTAVELPEDLGLHTVRAQYEHAWQGGQEVLGYCEEEGIDPKSTTDTYAAIKLTINNRRWAGVPFYLRTGKRLGRRVTEIAVVFKRAPYLPFESGATEELGGNALVIRVQPDEGVTVRFGSKVPGTSMEVRDVTMDFAYGESFTESSPEAYERLLLDVLLGDANLFPRHQEVELSWTILDPIEAYWDKHGKPAKYAAGTWGPAEADEMLARDGRSWRRP
- the opcA gene encoding glucose-6-phosphate dehydrogenase assembly protein OpcA, whose product is MKIDLTETTSSKINQALVSARRAIGTPAIGMVLTLVIVTDEENAYDALKSAGDASREHPSRIIAVIKRVSRSPRARRDARLDAEVRVGSDAGTGETVVLRLHGELANHAQSVVLPLLLPDAPVVVWWPEGAPADAAKDPLGALAQRRITDTYSAERPLDELAVRAATYSPGDTDLAWTRITPWRSMLAAALDQQPAQVIGATVEGESDNPSCELLAMWLADRLGVPVERTLSDGPGLTAVRMETKNGVIVLDRADGSLATLSMQGQPDRAVALKRRDTAELLAEELRRLDPDNTYESAVKFGVEKLHAGGEAKAVPAEKPAEDGQKAPAAKKAPAKKAAAK
- the pgl gene encoding 6-phosphogluconolactonase is translated as MTPPQLVVHRDKELMAQAAAARLITRIVDAQAARSHASVVLTGGRNGNGLLAALAAAPARDAVDWARLDLWWGDERFLPDGDPERNITQAREALLDAVPLDPARVHAMPASDGPYGKDVDEAAAAYAAELAAAAGPEDHGRVPSFDVLMLGVGPDTHVASLFPELPAVRETERTVVGVHGAPKPPPVRVSLTLPAIRAAREVWLLAAGEDKAEAAAIALSGAGEIQAPAAGAYGRSRTLWLLDAAAASQLPRELYPPASA
- a CDS encoding VOC family protein, with product MVHIGTVVMGASDVRRAAAFWKAALTYTEREPGTDDWVVLVPVEGPGVGLSLGRSTSPVQEVPRVHLDLYSDTQEAEVERLIALGAERVAWELYPPDPDFVVLADPEGNRFCVIDTTHGG
- a CDS encoding PH domain-containing protein; translated protein: MSTPHTPYAPEDDWRRLDPRTVWVTALVVAGVVAGAALPATLGLANWLGLPGAVLWVLAAAVLVIGVAAGADRVRWHRTRYRIGEERVELHTGLLLVKRRSLARERIRTVDLTANPLLRLLGLVTVRIGTGEQGNDSTLELDPVTRAEGERLRRLLLERATTTPPGSHRDGELASLDPRWIRYAPVSFLAPMLGGAAVGAVMQISEWVGAQGEVIAWVGDRFQETPLLWVIVILVGAALAAGVVGALGLWIEMWWNYRLEREPGGTIRVRRGLFTSRSISVEEARLRGVDLVEPLGVRLLGAARLDAITTGLAKDSESRNADHNTVLPAVPRPLADSVAAAILREEATPTGAPLTRHPRAARGRRLRWALAAALAPILLLTVLGALLTPVLLWIALGCAVVSLPLAVALALDAYRNLGHALSGRYLVTRSGTLRRSTAALERAGVIGWTVKQSYFQRRAGLISVTATTAAGGGAYTAYDTDASEGLTFAAEAVPGLLEPFLERNVRPGP
- a CDS encoding PH domain-containing protein; this translates as MPVGEGAAEIRLRPPRNTLNERVVGWWRVQWLLMTAVPVVPLAVLGALIDSARFWLLLPAVVFAAAGGGAAVLLPLWWFRTHRWEVTEDAVYVRTGFFWQEWRIAPMSRIQTVDTVRGPLEQLYRLATVTVTTASSKGAVRIEGLDHEVAAELAERLTRITRNTPGDAT